In Edaphobacter aggregans, the sequence CCGCATCCTCGCTGCCATGACCCCGCAGGCCCGCGAGGCCTACCTCTACGTCCGCAACCTCCAGAGCACCGCACCCGCAGCCCGCCAAAATCCCAACCCACGCGCCGTCCTCTTCCAGCGCGAGCTCGACATGGAGCGAGCCTTCGCCGCCGCCGGAGGAACCCTGCTCGCCGGGCCCGACCCCACCGGCGACGGCCACGTCCTGCCCGGCTACGGCGACCAGCGCGAGGTCGAGCTACTCGTCCAGGCTGGCTTCACTCCCGTCGAAGCCATCAAAATCGCCACCCTCAACGGAGCCACCTACCTCAACCAGCAACCGCACATCGGCTCCATCGCCCCCGGCAAAAACGCCGACCTCGTCGTCATCAAAGGCGACCCCAGCACCAAAATCTCCGACATCGAAAACGTCGAGATCGTCTTCAAAGACGGCGTAGGCTACGACTCCGCTAAGCTCCTCGACTCCATCAAGGGCCGCTACGGCCAGTACTGAACTACTTTTACCGAGAGCCCGGTACGTCCCCCATCGCTTGTGCATCGAAGCAACCAGCAACTGTTGGCAACGCTCACATCTGTCGAGGAGTCCCGTGAAGGCCGCAGTCTTCAATTCTTTCCGCCGCACAGCCCCACCCATTCTCACCGTCGAGGACGCCCCCCGGCCCAAGCTCATCCCCGGATACGTCCTCCTGCGCGTACTGGCCTGCGGAGTCTGCCGCACCGATCTGCACATCATCGAGGGTGACCTCCCGCCCATCCGACCCCATCTCATCCCCGGTCACCAGATCGTCGGCGAGGTCGTCGAGGGCGGCTCACCGGCACTTCCAGCAGGAGCGCGCGTCGGCGTCTCCTGGGTCGGCGGAACCGACGGCATCTGCCCCTACTGTCTCCGCGGCGAAGAAAACCTCTGCGACAACCCCACCTTCACCGGCTACACCGTCGACGGAGGCTACGCCGAATACGTCCTCGCCCGTACTGGCTTCACCTTCCCCCTGCCACACACCCTCGACGACACCCACGTCGCCCCCCTGCTCTGCGCCGGTATCATCGGATTCCGCAGCCTCCGCGTAGCCGGAGTCAAACCCCGCGAACGCGTCGGCCTCTTCGGCTTCGGCTCCTCCGCCAGCCTCACCATCGAAGTCCTCCGCCACTGGGGTTGCGAAGTCTACGTCTCCACCCGCGGCGAAGCCCACCGCGCCGCAGCCACCGCACTCGGCGCAGCCTGGGTCGGCACCGACCAGCAGAGCCCTCCCGTCGAACTCGACCGCGCCATCACCTTCGCGCCCAGCGGAGCCGTCGTCGTCAGCGCTCTCTCCAGCCTGCGCAAAGGCGGAGTCGTAGCCATCAACGCCATCCATCTCGACCAGATGCCCGCCTTCGACTACGACAAACTCCTCTGGGGCGAGCGCCAAATTCGCAGCGTAGCCAACATGACCCGCGCCGACGCCCGCGACTTCCTCAAGCTAGCCGGAGAGATCGGCCTCAAACCCCGCATCAAAACCTTCCCCCTCGCCCAGGCCAACGAAGCCGTCCACGCCGTAAAGCAGGAGACCGCAGACGGTGCCGTCGTCATCGTCCCATAACCATTCCTCACTTCAGGAAGGCGAAGCCTTCACTACCGGCAATTTTTCTCTTGCTCCTCCAAAAATCCAATTCGATACTTGGCCAATGCTGCCCTTCAGGATTCTCAGCCTGATTTTCGTTGCGCTCGCCTCTCCCTCTCTGGCACAACAGCCCACGCCCGCTCCATCCGGAGGCACCGTCACAGGCCACGTCACCTGTAGCGACACGCAGCGTCCCGCAAGGTTCGCTCACGTGATGCTCTTCGGCGTGCCCACAGAGATCACAACGCCACCGAACGCCGATCCCAACGCCAAACCCGATCCCGCCCAGATCAGGGCCGCGCTGAAGGCGTACACCGGGGGCAACATGGTGCAGACGCAGACCGACATCGACGGCGGCTTTGAAGCAACCAATGTGGTTCCTGGAGATTATTACGTCTTCGCCTCGATCCCGGGATACGTGCAGGCGGGGAGTATCGTGCAGGCGGCCCTCGCTGCCGGTGCTGATCTCCGGAAGTCGATTCCCGACATTCCGATGGTG encodes:
- a CDS encoding zinc-dependent alcohol dehydrogenase family protein, which produces MKAAVFNSFRRTAPPILTVEDAPRPKLIPGYVLLRVLACGVCRTDLHIIEGDLPPIRPHLIPGHQIVGEVVEGGSPALPAGARVGVSWVGGTDGICPYCLRGEENLCDNPTFTGYTVDGGYAEYVLARTGFTFPLPHTLDDTHVAPLLCAGIIGFRSLRVAGVKPRERVGLFGFGSSASLTIEVLRHWGCEVYVSTRGEAHRAAATALGAAWVGTDQQSPPVELDRAITFAPSGAVVVSALSSLRKGGVVAINAIHLDQMPAFDYDKLLWGERQIRSVANMTRADARDFLKLAGEIGLKPRIKTFPLAQANEAVHAVKQETADGAVVIVP